In Microcaecilia unicolor chromosome 1, aMicUni1.1, whole genome shotgun sequence, the following are encoded in one genomic region:
- the LOC115463175 gene encoding gastrula zinc finger protein XlCGF26.1-like, which translates to MSRQSGFISNIVLLETEKRNTRNDKELEKEQRDLARESSDGVTECERSDRELTNSTDHQKDGKIKKPFICMTCGRKFDRKKSLATHKRIHRRERSFHINDDQMTSNLHRRDGVGKKSFVCNICGRRFDRKSCLVSHNRIHRGEKAFQTNSDQMISETYQRHLQAKRSFQNINGEQMASNLDRKGKKPFVCETGGRCSDGKSCLLFHKAIRKGDTTVPVYNEQIPSNLHQREKKGKKSFLSDMFGISFDSKSYLIVHPNSHTVKTPCPCSECDKRFIHKYHLRRYHQFHEKKPVLCFECGKSFSRKQNLRRHQKLYSEKPFSCSERKEKIICKDMQLSDQKIQTGPEPVAWSEYDKSSFWKRKLRNHQNSLPGVRPFLCSDCGKGFFQKTHILQHQKLHAGERPFSCTDCGRTYIHKKNLMRHQKQHTPAKLFSCTECEKKFICKAMLMSHQKVHTDGQPVTSTEYDKYFWKRELRNQRKINPRPFSCSVCGKGFFWKTYFIRHQKLHG; encoded by the exons ATGTCAAGACAATCTGGATTTATCAGTAATATTGttttgctggagactgagaagagAAATACAAGGAACgataaggaattggagaaggagcAGAGAGATCTTGCGAGGGAATCGTCTGATGGAGTCACCGAGTGTGAGAGAAGTGATAGGGAGCTCACAAACTCCACCGACCACCAGAAAGAtgggaaaataaagaagccctttATCTGTATGACCTGTGGAAGAAAATTTGATAGGAAAAAAAGTCTGGCTACTCACAAAAGAATTCACAGAAGAGAGAGATCCTTCCACATTAACGATGATCAAATGACGTCTAACCTGCATCGGAGAGACGGGGTAGGGAAGAAATCCTTTGTATGCAACATCTGTGGAAGAAGGTTTGATAGGAAATCATGTTTGGTATCTCACAACAGAATTCACAGAGGAGAGAAAGCTTTCCAAACTAACAGCGATCAAATGATTTCTGAAACTTACCAGAGACACCTTCAAGCAAAAAGATCCTTCCAAAACATTAACGGTGAGCAAATGGCTTCTAATCTCGATCGGAAAGGGAAGAAACCCTTTGTGTGCGAGACCGGTGGAAGATGCTCTGATGGGAAATCTTGCTTGTTATTTCACAAAGCAATTCGTAAAGGAGACACAACCGTCCCAGTTTACAATGAGCAAATTCCTTCTAACCTCCACCAGCGagagaagaaagggaaaaaatcATTTCTCAGCGACATGTTTGGAATAAGCTTTGATAGTAAATCATACTTAATAGTGCATCCAAATTCTCACACAGTTAAAACACCATGtccatgttctgaatgtgataaaag GTTCATTCATAAGTATCACCTCAGAAGATACCACCAATTCCACGAAAAGAAACCAGTTTTGTGttttgaatgtggtaaaagcttcagtcggaagcaaAACCTCAGAAGGCACCAAAAATTATACAGTGAGAAGCCATTTTCATGTTCTGAACGTAAGGAAAAAATAATTTGCAAGGATATGCAACTGTCTGATCAGAAAATTCAGACAGGTCCTGAACCAGTGGCATGGTCCGAGTatgataaaagctccttttggaaaagaaaacttagaaatcACCAAAACAGTCTCCCTGGGGTGAGACCGTTTTTATGTTCTGACTGTGGTAAAGGGTTCTTTCAGAAGACCCACATCCTACAACATCAAAAATTACATGCTGGTGAGAGACCCTTTTCATGTACTGACTGTGGTAGAACATACATTCATAAGAAAAACCTTATGAGACATCAGAAACAACACACTCCTGCCAAACTGTTTTCATGTACTGAATGTGAAAAAAAATTCATTTGCAAGGCTATGTTAATGTCTCATCAGAAAGTTCACACAGATGGTCAACCAGTTACATCTACCGAGTATGATAAATACTTTTGGAAAAGAGAACTCAGAAACCAGCGAAAAATCAACCCAAGACCATTTTCATGTTCTGTTTGTGGTAAAGGTTTTTTTTGGAAGACGTATTTCATAAGACATCAAAAATTACACGGGTGA